A stretch of DNA from Shewanella sediminis HAW-EB3:
ACTATCTCGACAGTCCCGCTAAAGAGAGCTTTATGCAATCTATGGCGCTTTATCGCGATCAATATACCTTAGGGGTTTATGAGCAGGTCATCGAAGCACATAAGCAGCGCAAGCTAAAACTACGTAGCGGTGAAAACAGTCAAGACAACGGGCAACTCACCCCCTTCATCGCAAAGGGCGTCGTCTTAGGTAATTACTTTAATCGCTGTGAAGAGAGGATGAATTACAGCATTCGGATCTCGACACTGCAATCGGGAAGAGCCGAGATCCCCGGGATCACCGTCGACCTATCGGTAGGTGGCGCACGGATAAGACTGCCGCTGGCACATAATTTCGATCTCGATAAACCGATAAGAGTCAAACTGCTGGAGCTGAGCGAAGAGTATTATTATGAAGACCTTCAAAAAGGGGTCGATTACGAAATAGTCGATACACAGACCAGCTCTGAGTATTGCTGGATGCGTCTCAAACGCGTCGGCGGCACAGAAGAGCTGGCAAAAATGCTGTCGAACCTGATTAAAGGTTACAAGTACCGCTATAAGGTCGATATCAATGACGTTTTAGTGGCTGCGACCGGCCTGGGTTTTGAGCGTCACTATCTGCCTCATCTTCCTCACCTGCCGTTATTTGTCGAATCCGATGAGGGTCAGTATAAAATCACTCATAAGCTCCTCAGCCGCGATAATCAGCAGCTACAATATTTCTTCCGGGATGAGAGGGATATCAGTCAACTGTCGGGTATGTTGTCTAGCCGGAGATTACACGCACTGCTCGGTGAGCCTGACAATAAAGATCACAGCCTCTTCTTCTGCTTCACCTTTCAGACTCAAGGTTGCGTCTTTTTTTACTCGGCGACATTAGCCGAACTTAAAAGCAAAAAACTATTGGCGCTGTTTCTCAGCTTTGGCGCCACCAAAGCTTCATGGAAAGTCTTTAAGTTAGCGCATCACAAGATAGACCATAGCCAATGCTACAAAGCCAGCATTCTCCCCGGTGATGATAGTGGCTATTCGTCACTGACCGAGGCACAACTCAAGCGATTCACTCATGTATTACAACTGATAGACCTCACGGCCGAACACGCTCAGGTCGATTATCAGACCTGGGGTGGTAAGAGTGATAAAAAAGTCAACGAACTGAAGATATTTGGCCAACAGAAAGTCACCGCCAACCCGATAAAACTGCTTTCACTTCAATTTAGCGAGAGAAGAAATGAGGCGCGCTTCGCCTTCAAAACTCAGG
This window harbors:
- a CDS encoding PilZ domain-containing protein, translating into MSLDEHSALIEQLKPLLMEPDFQELFQQLTADESNSTRFLLKMELNRISSPCSRIIDLRDKSELPCEEVIHNNQHHYLDSPAKESFMQSMALYRDQYTLGVYEQVIEAHKQRKLKLRSGENSQDNGQLTPFIAKGVVLGNYFNRCEERMNYSIRISTLQSGRAEIPGITVDLSVGGARIRLPLAHNFDLDKPIRVKLLELSEEYYYEDLQKGVDYEIVDTQTSSEYCWMRLKRVGGTEELAKMLSNLIKGYKYRYKVDINDVLVAATGLGFERHYLPHLPHLPLFVESDEGQYKITHKLLSRDNQQLQYFFRDERDISQLSGMLSSRRLHALLGEPDNKDHSLFFCFTFQTQGCVFFYSATLAELKSKKLLALFLSFGATKASWKVFKLAHHKIDHSQCYKASILPGDDSGYSSLTEAQLKRFTHVLQLIDLTAEHAQVDYQTWGGKSDKKVNELKIFGQQKVTANPIKLLSLQFSERRNEARFAFKTQVNINQGKLTATGFTHDISSKGLQLTLESPVQFNKTAPLLLSFPKLQPLAGKTKLNHLAYRLIRTRKNNVTIHLAAAMGHSPHAGVEFLNKLIIHNEEKLEKVTEAHSETKELADGLKNLFMRHLDSVPFFIEKTAKSAQLSTLGIGTHKNVIMDLFAASASEHLEYNLESLLKDGRLKREFIDPIRAMKPQNGLEYFEVYLQVSRQSQGQVRVKCLPPTEIGDNNARQHFINQSNNLGRFMALRVYRGASGKPDLGYIRRELEYINAHAPHKSKKLEELLWRIIGVGELLDITEEVQLRYPDLYEYPEQQLEVSA